From Elephas maximus indicus isolate mEleMax1 chromosome 1, mEleMax1 primary haplotype, whole genome shotgun sequence, a single genomic window includes:
- the LOC126077263 gene encoding putative olfactory receptor 1F12P: MEKGNQTNVSEFLLLGFSNWPRHQALFLALFLCLYLTGLLGNLLILMAIASDHHLHIPMYFFLANLSLVDLCLSSTAVPKMLLNIQTQTQSISYPACLVQMYFSIMFTNLDNFLLTVMAYDRYVAICYPLHYSTIMTQSLCACLVAIPWVIATLNPLLHTLMMAHLHFCSNNVIHHFFCDINSLLPLSCSDTSLNQLMVLTVVGLLFVVPLGCILASYAHIISAVMKILSVQGKLKAFSTCGSHLTFVILFYGAVTKTYMTPISNHSTDKGLVASVIFIVVAPILNPFIYSLRNNELKGALKKVLDHRKIFSQ, translated from the coding sequence ATGGAAAAGGGAAACCAAACCAATGTCTCCGAATTTCTCCTCCTGGGCTTCTCCAATTGGCCAAGGCATCAGGCGTTGTTCTTAGCACTTTTCCTGTGTCTCTACCTAACAGGACTGTTGGGGAACTTGCTCATCTTGATGGCTATTGCCTCAGACCATCACCTGCACAtacccatgtattttttccttgccaatctgtccTTGGTAGACCTCTGTCTCTCTTCAACTGCAGTTCCCAAGATGTTGCTGAATATCCAAACACAGACTCAGTCCATATCCTATCCTGCCTGCCTGGTTCAGATGTACTTCAGTATAATGTTTACCAACTTGGACAATTTTCTGCTCACAGTGATGGCATATGAccgttatgtggccatctgtTACCCTTTGCATTACTCCACTATTATGACCCAGAGCCTTTGTGCCTGCCTGGTGGCTATTCCCTGGGTCATTGCCACTTTGAACCCCCTCTTGCACACCCTTATGATGGCCCATCTGCACTTCTGCTCTAACAATGTCatccatcatttcttctgtgatatCAACTCTCTTCTCCCTCTATCCTGTTCAGACACCAGCCTTAATCAGTTGATGGTTCTGACTGTGGTGGGGCTGCTCTTTGTGGTACCTTTAGGGTGTATCCTGGCATCCTATGCCCACATCATCTCTGCTGTGATGAAAATCCTTTCTGTTCAAGGAAAACTCAAGgctttctccacctgtggatcccaccttACCTTCGTCATTCTTTTCTATGGAGCAGTCACAAAGACCTATATGACTCCCATATCCAATCATTCAACTGACAAAGGCTTAGTGGCatcagtaatttttattgtggtagccCCTATACTGAATCCCTTCATTTACAGTCTAAGGAACAATGAACTGAAGGGAGCTTTAAAGAAGGTCCTAGACCACAGAAAAATCTTCTCCCAGTGA